The Streptomyces durmitorensis genome contains the following window.
CAGGCGGATCACGCTAGCGGGGGAGGGCGTCCCCTGGAGTGAGGGAACGATTCATGCACGGTGACTGCCACCCGATGGGGTGAAGTGGGTGCGAATCACTTGACATGTCGTGGCGCCTTTAGGCCTGGGCGATGACCGCCTCATCAGGGCCTGGTTTCCGTGGCAGGGTGTTGCGGGCAAGCCACAGGGGGCCAACAGAAGAGGGGGAACCGTGATCGTCTGGATCAACGGCGCGTTCGGTGCGGGCAAGACCGGCGCCGCACGGGAACTGATCGAGCTGATCCCGAACAGCACACTCTTCGACCCCGAGGTCATCGGCGGCGGACTGCCCGACCTGCTGCCGCCCAAGCGCCTCGCCGAGGTGAGCGACTTCCAGGATCTGCCGATCTGGCGGCGGCTCGTCGTGGACACCGCGGCGGCCCTGCTCGCCGAGGTCGGCGGCGTCCTCGTGGTGCCCATGACCCTGCTGCGGCAGGACTACCGTGACGAGATCTTCGGCGGCCTCGCCTCGCGCAGGATCGCCGTACGACACGTCGTCCTCGCCCCGGATGAAACGATCCTGCGCCAACGCATATCCGCCCGCCCCGTCCCGGACCTCCCGGACGGCGAGATGCGTGTGCGGCAGTGGTCGTTCGACCACATCGAGCCCTACCGCGCCGCACTCGCGGGCTGGCTCGGCACCGACGCCCACCGCATCGACACCGGAGCGCTCACCCCGTACGAGACCGCCGAGCGCATCGCCGACGCCGTACGCACCGGGGCCGCGTCCGTCTGCGACATCGTGCAGACCCCGGAGCCCACCGCGGAGACGCTGGCCGCCGGGGTGCTGCTCTTCGACGAGCAGGACCGGGTGCTGCTCGTCGACCCGACGTACAAGGCCGGCTGGGAGTTCCCCGGCGGCGTCGTCGAACCGGGCGAGGCGCCCGCGCGCGCGGGCATGCGCGAGGTGGCCGAGGAGACCGGCATCCAACTGACCGAAGCCCCGCGGCTCCTGGTCGTCGACTGGGAGCCGCCCACACCGCCCGGCTACGGAGGGATGCGGTTCCTCTTCGACGGCGGCAGCCTCGACAGCGGCGAGGCCCGGCAGCTGCTCCTGCCAGGACCCGAACTCCGCGCCTGCCGCTTCGTCACCGAGGAAGAGGCGGCCCGGCTCCTGCCCCCCGTGCGCTACGAACGGCTGCGCTGGGCCCTGCGCGCACGGGAGCGCGGGGTCGCCCTGTACCTGGAGGCGGGAGTCCCGGTCGGCCCCCAGTAACCGTCGGCGACCCCCGGCGTCAGCCCGGGTCGTACCCGTCGACGGCGGCGAGCAGGATGACGCCGCCGCCGAAGCGTCGGTGGCTCAGCTCGCCGCGTACTTCTGGAGGAACAGCGCCTCCGCGACCGAGAGCCGCTCCAACTCCTGGGGGGAGACGCTCTCGTCGACCGCGTGGATCTGCGCCTCGGGCTCGCTCAGACCGATCAGGAGGATCTCCGCACGGGGGTAGAGCGCGGCGAGGGTGTTGCACAGCGGGATCGAGCCGCCCTGCCCCGCGTACTGCATCTCCTCGCCCGGGTACGCCTCGCCCATCGCCTCCGCCATCGCCGCGTACGCCGGGCTCGTGGTGTCCGCGCGGAACGGCTGGCCCTGCCCGATCTGCTCGGTGGTCACCTGCGCACCCCACGGCGTGTGCGCCTCCACGTGCGCCTGCAGCAGCTTGGTGGCCTCGGCCGCGTCCACGCCCGGCGGAACCCGCAGGCTGATCAGCGCCCGCGCGGCCGCCTGCACGGACGGCGTCGCGCCGACCACGGGCGGGCAGTCGATGCCGAGCACCGTCACCGCGGGGCGCGCCCAGATGCGGTCGGCGACGGTGCCCTTGCCGACCAGGCGGACGCCGTCGAGGACCTTGGCGTCCTTGCGGAACGTGTCCTCTTCGTACTGAAGCCCGTCCCACACCTCGTCGCCCGTGAGCCCGTCGACCGTCGTCGAGCCGTCCTCCGCGCGCAGCGAGTCGAGGACGCGCACCAGCGCGGCGAGGGCGTCCGGGGCCGCGCCGCCGAACTGTCCCGAGTGCAGATTGCCCTCAAGAGTGTCGACACGGACGCGTACGAGGGTCATGCCGCGGAGTGTCGCGGTGACCGTGGGCAGGCCCACCCGGAAGTTGCCCGCGTCGCCGATGACGATCGTGTCCGCCGTCAGCAGGTCGGGGTGCTCCTCGGCGTACCGCTCAAGGCCGCCTGTGCCCTGCTCCTCGGAACCCTCGGCGATCACCTTGACGGTCACCGGGACGCCGCCGTTCGCCTTCAGGGCGCGCAGCGCGAGCAGGTGCATGAGGACGCCGCCCTTGCAGTCGGCGCTGCCGCGTCCGTACCAGCGTCCTTCGCGCTCCGTCAGCTCGAACGGCGGGCTGGTCCACGCCGTCTCGTCGAGCGGCGGCTGCACGTCGTAGTGCGCGTAGAGCAGCACCGTGGGAGCGCCCTCGGGGCCCGGCAGCAGGCCGTACACCGACTGGGTGCCGTCCGGGGTGTCGAGCAGGGCCACGTCCTGGAACCCCTCGGCGCGCAGCGCGTCCGCCACCCAGTTCGCGGCGGCCTCGCTCTCGCTCCTGGGGAACTGATCGAAGTCCGCCACCGACTTGAAGGCCACCAGTTCAGTGAGCTCCGCCTTCGCCTTCGGCATGAGTGAGGCGACGGTCTCGGCGATCGGATCCGGCGACATGGGCACGCTCCTCGTAGGTGCGACGTTGTACGTATGCGGGTGTGGTGATCCTCCCACAGGAGGGTGCCGGAGGTGCCCGCCGTAGGATGCCTTGGAAAGCGCGGCCAACAGCTGGATCGGGAGCGGTAGACCAACGTGAGCAGCGAGAACTCAGCGGACGACGCTCAGTACGTGTGGGACGTCGTCGTGGTGGGAGCAGGGCCCGCCGGGGCGTCGGCGGCCTATGCGGCAGCCGTCGCGGGACGCAGCGTCCTCATCCTGGAGAAAGCCGAACTGCCCCGGTACAAGACGTGTGGCGGCGGCATCATCGGCCCCTCGCGTGACGCGCTCCCGCCCGGGTTCGAACTGCCCTTCAGGGACCGGGTGCACGCGGTGACGTTCTCCCTGGACGGCAAGTTCTCCCGCACCCGCCGCTCGAAGCAGATGCTCTTCGGGCTCATCAACCGCCCCGAGTTCGACCAGCAACTGGTCGAGCACGCACAGAAGGCGGGCGCCGAGGTGCGCACCGGAGTCACCGTCGCGCGCGTGGAGCAGCACGGCTCCGCGGTGCCCGACCGGCGCACGGTCGCCGTGGTGCTGCAGGGCGGCGAGACGGTGCTCGCCCGCGCGGTCGTCGGGGCCGACGGCAGCGCGAGCCGCATAGGAGCACATGTCGGCGTGAAGCTCGACCAGGTGGACCTGGGGCTTGAGGCCGAGATCCCGGTGCCGCAGAGCGTCGCCGAGGACTGGGCGGGCCGGGTCCTGATCGACTGGGGCCCGATGCCGGGCAGTTACGGATGGGTGTTCCCCAAGGGCGACACGCTCACCGTCGGTGTCATCTCCGCGCGCGGCGAAGGCTCGGCCACCAAGCGGTACTTGGAGGACTTCATCGCCCGCCTCGGCCTCGCGGGCTTCGAGCCGAGCATCTCCTCCGGCCACCTGACGCGCTGCCGCAGCGACGACTCGCCGCTCTCGCGCGGCCGGGTCGTGGTGTGCGGTGACGCGGCGGGGCTGCTTGAGCCGTGGACCCGTGAGGGCATCTCCTTCGCGCTGCGCTCGGGGCGCCTCGCGGGGGAGTGGGCCGTGCGGATCGGCGAGGCGCACGACGCGGTCGACGCCCGCCGCCAGGCCCTGAACTACGCCTTCGCCGTCAAGGCGGGACTCGGCGTCGAGATGAGTGTCGGGCGGCGCATGCTCACCCTCTTCGAGCGCCGTCCGGGCGCGCTGCACGCGGCGATCACCGGGTTCCGGCCCGCGTGGAACGCGTTCGCGAGGATCACCCGTGGCTCGACGACGCTGGGCGAGCTGGTGCGGAACCATCCGCTGGCGGGACGGGCACTGAGCGCGCTCGACCGGTAGGTCACTTGGTGACGGTGACGCGGAAGACGGGGTGGTCGGCGGCGGCCGCCTCGATCTCCGCATCCGTGGACTTGGCGGTGACGCCCTTGAAGTACTGGTTGACCTCCCAGCCCCACTTCTCCAGATAGCCGCGCAGGAGCGGCAGCTTCTCGGCGTCCGCGACCTCCTCGACCGTGAACGCGCGGACCTTGCGCCCCACGCGCAGCTCGCCGCCGCCCGCCACGCGCATGTTGCGCACCCACTGCGAGTGCCCACGGGCCGAGACCAGGTACTGGCCGCCTTCGTACGTGAACGGGTTCACCGGGACGCGCTGCATCTGCCCGCTTTTGCGGCCCCGTACGGAGAGCTCGGCCGACCCCATCAGGCTGACGCCGCGCCGCGCGAGCCACCCGATCATGCTGTTGAGCCGCACGTTCAGGGGGCTGCCCTTGAGGTAGTAGGGGGCGGGGGAGCCGGAGGAGGACGCCGAGGACGAGGATGCCGAGGACGAAGACATGGTGACCGCCAGAGTCGGGAGAGGTTTCGAGAGCACTGCTCTCGCTTAAGAGCAGTGTGCACGAGATCGGTGCCCCATTTCAAGAGCAGTGCTCTCGAAAATGTGCGGTGCTCTTGAATGAGTGCGCCGATCCCGTTTTAGCGCACTGCTCCGAACCCGTGGCACACTGCCCGTATGAGTAGTGCCACCAGCGGGGCCAGGGCCCGCGCCCGAGTCGAAGTCACCGCCGCCATCAAGGACGAGGCGCGCAGACAGCTGGCCGCCGACGGCGCCGCCAAGCTCTCGCTGCGCGCCGTGGCCCGCGAGCTCGGCATGGTCTCCTCCGCCCTCTATCGCTACTTCCCCAGCCGCGACGAGCTCCTGACCGCCCTCATCATCGACGCCTATGACTCCCTCGGTGCCGCCGCCGAGGGTGCGCACGCCGAGGTCGCGTCGGCCGGACCCGTGCGGCGCTGGACGGTCGTGTGCGAGGCCGTACGGTCCTGGGCGCTCGCGCATCCTCATGAGTACGCCCTCATCTACGGCTCGCCCGTACCCGGCTACAGCGCGCCCGCCTCCACGATCGAAGCCGCGGCCCGCGTCGGGCTGCTGCTCATCGGCATCGTGCGCGACGCCCATCAGGGGCGCGGAGTCGCCGTGCGGCCGCTGCCGGGCGGGCTGCGTCCCGAGGCCGAGCGGATGGCCGCTGATCTGGCACCCGACCTGCCGCCCGCGGTGATCGCGGCGATGGTCGCGGCATGGGCCCAGCTGTTCGGGCTCGTGGGCTTCGAGGTGTTCGGGCAGTTCAACCGCGTCGTCGAGGACCGTTCGGCCTTCTTCTCCTACTCGGTCACTCAACTCGCCCATGGTGTGGGCCTGTTGGAGCAGAAGTAGCCTCCGGCCCATTGATCGGGGATGGGTGCCCTCAGGCCGCCGGCACGGGAGCCGACGTCCGCGTGGTGAGGAGCTCCGGGTCCTGGCGCAGCATCCGCTCGTGCAGGGAACGCAGCGCGGGGCCCGGGTCCGCGCCCATGGCGTCCGCGATCCGGCGCCGTGCCTCCTCGAAGGCGAGCAGCGCGTCCGAGGAACGGCCGGTGCGGTACAGGGCGTTCATCAGGAGTTCGACCGTGCGCTCGCGCAGAGGGTGGGCGGCGACGAGCCTGATCAGTTCGTGGACGTACTCGAAGGAGCGGCCGAGTTCGATCTCCCCGGCGATCCGGGCCTCCAGGACGGTCAGCCGCTTCTCGCGCCACCGGAGCCGTTCCGCCGCCAGATACGGGGCGTTGAGACCCTCCGCGAACTCGCCGCGCCACAACGCCTCGGCACGGTCGACGAGTTCGCCCGCGTGGCGCAGCTGCCCCGACTCACGCGCGGCGAGCGCCGCATCGACCAACTGCCGCCGCTCGCGCAGATCGTCGGCCACGGCGTCGGAGAGCCGGTAGCCGCTGCCGGTCCACGTCAGGGCCGGGCCGCCCGTCGTACCTGTCGCGTCCGTCGTCCCCGCCGACGCGAAGGCGCGCCGCACCCCGGAGACGTACTTCTGCACGAGATTGCGCACATGGACCGGGGGTTCGTCACCCCACACGGCGTCGACCAGGCCCTCGTACGAGAGAGGCCGCCCCTCCTGGAGGAGCAGGACCGCGAGCACGGCGCGCTGCTTCGGCGGCCCGAGCGGCACCTCCTCGGCGCCGCGCAACGCCCGCAGCGGACCCAGCAGTTCGAAGCGCATCCCCGCGGACATCCCCACACCACCCATGCGCCGAGCGTAACCCGGCACCCGCGCGCACCCGCCCGCCCGCGTTCCAGTGGATCTTCCAGCGGGCCTTCCAGTGACCCTTCCAGCGGTGGCCGCGACGGTGGCGGCACCGGATCCCGTACGGGGGGTCCCGGGAGAGAGGCAGACAGCGATGCTGACCCGGCTCGGCCGTTTCGTGGTGCGGCGCAGCCGCGCCGTACTGATCGGCGTGGTACTGGCCTTCCTCGGCCTCGGCGCCTACGGAGCCGGCGCCCAGGCCGACCTCGACCTCGCGCGCTGGGACGCGCCGGGCACCGAGTCCGTGCGCGCGGCCGACATCCTGCGCGAGGAGTACGGCACGGGGAATCCCAACCTCGCGCTCCTCGTCACGGCCCGCGACGGCGACGTCGACTCGCCGCGCACGACGGCCGCCGCGCGCCAACTGGCCGCCGAGGTGCGGGACATCCTGGGCGTCACCGATGTCAGCGCCTACTGGACCGGCAAGAGCCCGGCCCTGCGCGCCTCCGACGGCGAACGCGCCCTGATCCTCGCCCGCCTGGAGGGCAGCGCCACGGACACCCGCGAGCGGCTCGCCACCCTCTCGCCTCAACTGGCCCGCACCACACCACAGTTGACGGTCTCCGTCGGCGGCCAGGAGGAGATCTCCCGGCAGGTCGGCGAGCAGGCACGCGCCGACTTCCTGCGCGCCGAGATGATCGCCCTGCCCGCCGTCGTGCTCCTGCTGATCCTCGTCTACCGGCGCACCGTGGCGGCCCTGCTCACCGTCGGCGTCGGACTGCTCTCGGTCGTCGGCACGCTCGCAGGACTCCGGGCGATCGCGCAGGTCACCGAAGTGTCGACGTTCGCGGCGAACCTCGCACTCGTCCTGGGCCTCGGACTCGGCATCGACTACAGCCTCTTCGTCATCAACCGCTACCGCGAGGAACGGCACGCGGGGCACGCGCAGCCGCACGCCGTGGTCCGCGCGACCGCCGCGGCCGGACGCACCGTGATCTTCAGCGGGGTCACCGTGGCCGTCTCGCTCTGCGCGCTCCTTGTGTTCCCGTTCTTCTTCCTGAGCTCCTTCGCGTACGCGGGAGTACTCGTCGTCGTGACCGCGGTGGCCGGAGCGCTGCTCCTGCTGCCCGCCGCGCTCGCCCGCTGGGGCCACCGCGTGGAGCGCCCGCAGCGCACGGCCGGCGGCCTCTGGCAGCGGGTCGCGCTCGCCGCGATGCGCCGCCCGCTCGCCGCGGGCGCGGCCGTGATCGGCGTCCTGCTGTTCGCCGCGTCACCGCTGCTCGGCCTGCGGTTCGGCCTGCCGGACGAGCGGGCCCTGCCCACCGGCACCTCGTCCCGCACCACCTCCGAGACCATCCACGAGGAGTTCCCCGCCGAACCGACCGACGCCGTCCAGGTCGTGCTCCGGGAGGCGGCGAGCGCCGGGGCCACACAGCGGTACGCCGCCGAACTCTCCCGCATCCAGGGCGTGTTCGAGGTGGACGCCCCGACCGGCCGCTATCAGGACGGCCACCGCACCGGGCCCTCGGAGGTCACACCCCGAGGAGGAGGATCCCGCCTGACGCTGATCCCGACCCAGGCGGCGATGCGCGGCGACGTACCCGCCTTCGTCGGCGCCGTCCGCGACACCCCGGAACCTGCGGCCGCCCTGGTCGGCGGCTACCCGGCCGAGACCACCGACTTCCGCGCCACCCTCCTGGACCGCCTCCCGTACGCCGTCGGCCTCATCCTCGTCGCCACCTTCGCCATCCTGTTCCTGATGACCGGCAGCCTGCTCCTGCCCGCCAAGGCGACCGTGCTCAATCTGCTCAGCCTGTCGGTGATGTTCGGGTGCCTGGTATGGGTCTTCCAGGAGGGCCACCTGTCCGGGCTCCTCGGCTTCACGCCCACCGGGTCGATCGAGCCGAGCATCCCGGTGCTGATGTTCTGCGTCGCCTACGGCCTGTCGATGGACTACGAGGTGTTCATGCTGGCGCGGATCAAGGAGGAGTACGAGCGGGTCGGCGACACGGAGCGGGCGGTGGCGACCGGGATCCGGCGCAGTGCCCCGCTGATCACCGCGGCGGCCGGGATCCTCGCGCTCTCGTTCCTCACGTACGCGACCGGAGGCGTCGTTTTCCTCAAGGAACTGGGCGTCGGCACCGCCCTGACGATCCTCGTGGATGCCACCCTCATCCGCGTCGTCCTGCTGCCGGTCGCCATGCGGCTCGCGGGCCGCGCCAACTGGTGGGCGCCCGCTCCGCTGCGCCGGCTGCACCGGCGCTTCGGCCTGCACGAAGTCCCGGAGGGTGACAAGACCCCCGAGGTACTCCAGCGGGAGTACGCGTGATCGCCACGCTCGGCTGACGCCCGCCGCCCACCCCGCGGTCTAGCGTTGCCGTCATGGACGAGCAGCGCGAACACAGGCGCGGCGGTCCGCCCCTGCCCTGGGGCGGACCGCCGGCATGGCGGCAGGGGCCGCCCTGGTGGAACCGACGCGACGACGCGGGGGACGTCAGCAGGCTGCCCTGGCTGACGACGCTGGCGATCACCGTGTTCGTGCAGGTCGGCTCCAAGTACGCCGCCGAGGGCCAGCTCGACCGGCAGGACCTGGACGTCTGGGCCCGGCTCCTGCTGCTCGCGGGCACGCTCTCGCTCCTGCTGCGCCACCGCCACCCCGTCCCGGTCGCGTACTTCACGGCAGGGACAGCGCTGGTGTACCTCGGCGCCGGATATGCGTACGGCCCGGTCCTGATCACCGTCGCCGTCGGCTGCTTCGCCGCGGTCGTCTCCGGGCACCGGCGCGCGGCGTGGGGCGCCGTCGGGATGCTGTGGGCGGGACATCTCCTTGTCGCGCACTGGCTCTACAGATGGCTGCCGCCGGACGGCGACAACGCACGGACCTGGGGCGAGGAGACCGTCGTCGCCGTCTGGGTGGTCGCCATCATCGCCGTGTCCGAGCTGGCCCGCGTGCGCCGCGAGCAGTGGATGAAGGAGCGTGCCGAGCGTGCGCAGGCCGCCAAGCGGCGCGCCGACGAGGAACGCCTGCGCATGGCGCGCGAGCTGCACGACGTCCTCGCGCACAGCATCTCCGTGATCAACGTCCAGGCGGGCGTCGGCCTCGCGCTGCTCGACTCCGATCCCGAGCAGGCCCGCACCGCCCTGACCACCATCAAGGCCGCGAGCAAGGAGGCGCTCGGGGAGGTCAGGCAGGTCCTGGACACCCTGCGTACGCCCGGTGAGGCACCCCGAGCCCCGGCCCCGGGGCTCGACCGCCTGCCCGAGCTCGTGCAGCAGGCCGCAAGTACGGGACTCACCGTCGAAGTCGACACCCAGGGGACCGGCAAGAAGCTGGCGCCCGGCGTCGACCTCGCCGCCTTCCGCATCGTCCAGGAGGCCCTGACCAACGTCGTACGGCACTCCGGATCGCGGCACGCGCGCGTGCTCGTGCGGTACGAGGCCGCGGCGCTCACCCTGCGCGTGGACGACGACGGCCCTGCCACCGGCGCGGACGCGGGGGGCAGCGGCAACGGTCTTGCGGGGATGCGCGAGCGCGCCGCCGCCCTGAATGGCACGATCGAGGCGGGCTCGCGCCCGGACGGTGGATTCCGGGTCACCGCCGTACTGCCCACCCGCTCGGCACCTCAGGAGGACCAGTGATCCGCGTACTGCTCGCCGACGACCAGTCGCTGGTCAGGGCCGGTTTCAAGGCACTGCTCGACGCCCAGCGGGACATCGAGGTCGCGGGCGAGGCGGCGGACGGCGAGGAGGCGGTGCGCATGGTGCGCGAACTGCGCCCCGATGTCGTCCTGATGGACATCCGCATGCCGCTGCTCGACGGTCTCGCCGCGACCCGGAGGATCACCGACGAACCGGACCTGAACGACGTGAAGGTGGTCATGCTCACCACCTTCGAGCTGGACGAGTACGTCTTCGAGGCGATCCGCTCCGGGGCGTCGGGCTTCCTGGTCAAGGACACCGAACCCGAGGAACTGCTGCGCGCCGTCCGCGCGGTGGTCGACGGCGACGCGCTGCTCTCGCCCGGCGTGACGCGGCGTCTGATCGCCGAGTTCGCCGCCCGCTCCAAGGAGCCCACGGGCCCCGAGCCGCTCGGCGAACTCACCGAGCGGGAAAGGGAAGTGATGGCGCTGGTCGGCATCGGCCTGTCGAACGAGGAGATCGCCCGTCGTCTGGTCGTCAGCCCGCTCACCGCGAAGACCCACGTGAGCCGGACCATGGTGAAGCTGGGTGCCCGCGACCGCGCCCAACTGGTCGTCCTGGCCTACGAGTCGGGCTTGGTGCGCCCCGGCTGGCTGGGCTGACGCGCCCGCCGGTGGCGCACGAGGACCGTCACCACGGACACGACGAAGACCGCGGCGGCGGCGATCCTGCGGACCTGGTTCAGCGTGTGCCCCGAGGGCGATGACAGGCCGATGAAGTGGGCCGCCGCCGGCACGGCGAAGAAGGCGGCACCCGCGAGCGTCGTGGCGACGAAGAGCGCGAAACCGATCTCCACGGTGGCCTCGTCCCGCTGGGCCTGCGTCCTTTGCCCCATGCCCCGAGTGTCAGGGGTGCGCCTCCGGCGGGCAAGCAACTGCCCACCGGAGGACGCGTATTGATGATCGGCCCGGTCAGTCGCGGACGGCCACCCGCTCCTCGTCGGCCTCGCGCTGCACGGACTTCACGACCACGATCGTCTCCTGTGCGGGACGCCTGCGGCGGGGCCGCAGCCCGGTGAGGGTGATCAGGAGTCCGGCGACCGCGATCGCCGTGACCACGATCAGGCCGGGGCGGTAGCTGTCGAGCACGGCCTGCGGCGAGGCGTCCGCGCCGTGCGAGGCCGCGGTGATCACGGCGGTGACGACGGCGAGGAAGATCGCGCCGCCCACCTGGATCGAGGTGTTCAGGAGGCCCGACACCATGCCCTGCTCGTCGTCGTGCACGCCGTTGGTGGCCTGGATGTTGAGTGAGGGGAAGACCAGGGCGCACGCGAAACCGAGCAGGATCATGGACGGCAGGACCATGGAGGCGTACGACGGGGTGAGGCTGACGCGCAGGAACAGGACGTACGAGGCGACGAGCAGGACGAAGCCCGCCACGATGACCCGCGGTGTGCCGAACCGGTCGATCACAGAACCGACCTTCGTGGACGACAGCGCGACCAGGGCGCCCGCGGGCAGGAAGGCCAGCGCGGTCTCCAGGGCGGACCAGCCGAGCAGCGTCTGGAAGTACTGCGTGGCCAGGAACTGGAAGGAGACGTAACCGCCGAAGAACGTCATCGCGCCGATCTGCGCCCGGAGTTGGGGCCCCGAGCGCAGGACGCCGAGGCGGATCAGGGGGCTCGCGGTGCGCAGTTCGATGCGTACGAAGACGGCGAGCAGCACGGCCGCGGCGAGGAACGACAGGAGGGTGCGGGCCGAGGCCCAGCCGGCCTCCGGTGCCTCGACGACGGTGAAGACGAGCAGCAGCATCGCCGCCGTGCCGGTGACGGCGCCCGGCACGTCGTATCCGCCGACGTTCTTCTCGCGGGCGCTGCGCGGGATCAGCTTGAGTCCGGCGATCAGCGCGATGACGGCGATGGGCGCGGGCAGCAGCATCGTCAGGCGCCAGCTGGCCTCGGTGAGCAGTCCGGACAGGACGAGCCCCATGGAGAAGCCGGTGGCGGCGCAGGTGGTGTAGATGGTGAGCGCGCGGTTGCGGACCGGGCCCTCGGCGAACGTCGTGGTGATGATGGACAGACCTGCGGGCGCGGTGAACGCGGCGCTCAGGCCCTTGATGAAGCGGCTGGCGATCAGCAGCGGACCGGAGTCGACGAACCCGCCGAGGAGCGAGGCGAGGGCGAAGACGGCGAGCGCGATCAAGAAGACGCGGCGCCTGCCGAGCAGGTCGGCGGCGCGGCCACCCAGGAGCAGGAGGCCGCCGTAGCCGAGGATGTAGCCGCTGACGACCCACTGCAGGGTCGAGGTGGAGAGGTTCAGTTCGGAGCCGATGGAGGGCAGGGCGACGCCGACCATCGACACGTCGAGCGCGTCGAGGAACATCGCGGCGCAGAGCACGAGCAGTGTGCCCCACAGTCGCGGGGACCAGCGCTCCGGGGACGCGGAGACAGCTGTGAGCGGAGAAGTCATGCGGAGCACAGTACATGCGCATGCATTGAGTGCAAGTGCATTTAATTCCGATGCAACAAAGGGGGTCTTTTCTGCTACCGTGCGATGTCATGGCGGCGAAGAAGGCCGAGCAAGGGCTCGTGGACCAATGGCGCGGCATCCTCGCGGTGCACGCGCGCACCCTGTGCGAACTCGACAACGCCCTGCGTGAGCACGGCCTCGGGGCCAGCGATTTCGAAGTCCTCGACGTGCTCTCCGAGGGCGCCGCGGCGGACGGTGACTGCGCCTACCGCGTGCAGGACATCGCGGGCCGGGTGCACCTGAGCCAGAGCGCGCTGTCCCGCCTCATCGGCCGGCTGGAGAAGGACGGCCTCGTGGAGCGCGCCATGTGCAGCGAGGACCGGCGCGGGGTGCGGGTCGTGCTCACCGGCAAGGGACGCGAACTGCACGCGGAGGTGCGGCCGCTGCAGCGCGCGGTCCTCGGCCGGATGCTGGCGGAACCCGGCTCCAAGTAGCCCTGAGCGTAAGTGGCCCCGGGTGCAAGTACCCGGGTGCAAGTGCC
Protein-coding sequences here:
- a CDS encoding NUDIX hydrolase is translated as MIVWINGAFGAGKTGAARELIELIPNSTLFDPEVIGGGLPDLLPPKRLAEVSDFQDLPIWRRLVVDTAAALLAEVGGVLVVPMTLLRQDYRDEIFGGLASRRIAVRHVVLAPDETILRQRISARPVPDLPDGEMRVRQWSFDHIEPYRAALAGWLGTDAHRIDTGALTPYETAERIADAVRTGAASVCDIVQTPEPTAETLAAGVLLFDEQDRVLLVDPTYKAGWEFPGGVVEPGEAPARAGMREVAEETGIQLTEAPRLLVVDWEPPTPPGYGGMRFLFDGGSLDSGEARQLLLPGPELRACRFVTEEEAARLLPPVRYERLRWALRARERGVALYLEAGVPVGPQ
- a CDS encoding AfsR/SARP family transcriptional regulator: MGGVGMSAGMRFELLGPLRALRGAEEVPLGPPKQRAVLAVLLLQEGRPLSYEGLVDAVWGDEPPVHVRNLVQKYVSGVRRAFASAGTTDATGTTGGPALTWTGSGYRLSDAVADDLRERRQLVDAALAARESGQLRHAGELVDRAEALWRGEFAEGLNAPYLAAERLRWREKRLTVLEARIAGEIELGRSFEYVHELIRLVAAHPLRERTVELLMNALYRTGRSSDALLAFEEARRRIADAMGADPGPALRSLHERMLRQDPELLTTRTSAPVPAA
- a CDS encoding geranylgeranyl reductase family protein, translating into MSSENSADDAQYVWDVVVVGAGPAGASAAYAAAVAGRSVLILEKAELPRYKTCGGGIIGPSRDALPPGFELPFRDRVHAVTFSLDGKFSRTRRSKQMLFGLINRPEFDQQLVEHAQKAGAEVRTGVTVARVEQHGSAVPDRRTVAVVLQGGETVLARAVVGADGSASRIGAHVGVKLDQVDLGLEAEIPVPQSVAEDWAGRVLIDWGPMPGSYGWVFPKGDTLTVGVISARGEGSATKRYLEDFIARLGLAGFEPSISSGHLTRCRSDDSPLSRGRVVVCGDAAGLLEPWTREGISFALRSGRLAGEWAVRIGEAHDAVDARRQALNYAFAVKAGLGVEMSVGRRMLTLFERRPGALHAAITGFRPAWNAFARITRGSTTLGELVRNHPLAGRALSALDR
- a CDS encoding dipeptidase; translated protein: MSPDPIAETVASLMPKAKAELTELVAFKSVADFDQFPRSESEAAANWVADALRAEGFQDVALLDTPDGTQSVYGLLPGPEGAPTVLLYAHYDVQPPLDETAWTSPPFELTEREGRWYGRGSADCKGGVLMHLLALRALKANGGVPVTVKVIAEGSEEQGTGGLERYAEEHPDLLTADTIVIGDAGNFRVGLPTVTATLRGMTLVRVRVDTLEGNLHSGQFGGAAPDALAALVRVLDSLRAEDGSTTVDGLTGDEVWDGLQYEEDTFRKDAKVLDGVRLVGKGTVADRIWARPAVTVLGIDCPPVVGATPSVQAAARALISLRVPPGVDAAEATKLLQAHVEAHTPWGAQVTTEQIGQGQPFRADTTSPAYAAMAEAMGEAYPGEEMQYAGQGGSIPLCNTLAALYPRAEILLIGLSEPEAQIHAVDESVSPQELERLSVAEALFLQKYAAS
- a CDS encoding TetR/AcrR family transcriptional regulator yields the protein MSSATSGARARARVEVTAAIKDEARRQLAADGAAKLSLRAVARELGMVSSALYRYFPSRDELLTALIIDAYDSLGAAAEGAHAEVASAGPVRRWTVVCEAVRSWALAHPHEYALIYGSPVPGYSAPASTIEAAARVGLLLIGIVRDAHQGRGVAVRPLPGGLRPEAERMAADLAPDLPPAVIAAMVAAWAQLFGLVGFEVFGQFNRVVEDRSAFFSYSVTQLAHGVGLLEQK
- a CDS encoding MMPL family transporter; amino-acid sequence: MLTRLGRFVVRRSRAVLIGVVLAFLGLGAYGAGAQADLDLARWDAPGTESVRAADILREEYGTGNPNLALLVTARDGDVDSPRTTAAARQLAAEVRDILGVTDVSAYWTGKSPALRASDGERALILARLEGSATDTRERLATLSPQLARTTPQLTVSVGGQEEISRQVGEQARADFLRAEMIALPAVVLLLILVYRRTVAALLTVGVGLLSVVGTLAGLRAIAQVTEVSTFAANLALVLGLGLGIDYSLFVINRYREERHAGHAQPHAVVRATAAAGRTVIFSGVTVAVSLCALLVFPFFFLSSFAYAGVLVVVTAVAGALLLLPAALARWGHRVERPQRTAGGLWQRVALAAMRRPLAAGAAVIGVLLFAASPLLGLRFGLPDERALPTGTSSRTTSETIHEEFPAEPTDAVQVVLREAASAGATQRYAAELSRIQGVFEVDAPTGRYQDGHRTGPSEVTPRGGGSRLTLIPTQAAMRGDVPAFVGAVRDTPEPAAALVGGYPAETTDFRATLLDRLPYAVGLILVATFAILFLMTGSLLLPAKATVLNLLSLSVMFGCLVWVFQEGHLSGLLGFTPTGSIEPSIPVLMFCVAYGLSMDYEVFMLARIKEEYERVGDTERAVATGIRRSAPLITAAAGILALSFLTYATGGVVFLKELGVGTALTILVDATLIRVVLLPVAMRLAGRANWWAPAPLRRLHRRFGLHEVPEGDKTPEVLQREYA
- a CDS encoding nitroreductase family deazaflavin-dependent oxidoreductase, coding for MSSSSASSSSASSSGSPAPYYLKGSPLNVRLNSMIGWLARRGVSLMGSAELSVRGRKSGQMQRVPVNPFTYEGGQYLVSARGHSQWVRNMRVAGGGELRVGRKVRAFTVEEVADAEKLPLLRGYLEKWGWEVNQYFKGVTAKSTDAEIEAAAADHPVFRVTVTK